One window from the genome of Paraconexibacter algicola encodes:
- a CDS encoding RNA polymerase sigma factor: MPLREREVETDDARVLAALRGGDEEAFGALVRRHTPALLRVARSYVSTQAVAEEVVQETWLGVLRGLDRFEARSSLRTWIFRILVNRALTRGASEARALPFASLVAAELDDGAPAVPAERFLPDDHRSWPRHWAAPPSRWENLPEEALALNETRRLVATAIASLPAAQRLVITMRDVEGWPAEEVCSMLKLTPGNQRVLLHRARARCREMLAEDFAT; this comes from the coding sequence ATGCCGCTGCGCGAACGCGAGGTCGAGACGGACGACGCACGCGTCCTCGCGGCGCTCCGCGGCGGGGACGAGGAGGCGTTCGGCGCGCTCGTCCGGCGTCACACGCCCGCGCTGCTGCGCGTCGCGCGGTCCTACGTGAGCACGCAGGCAGTCGCCGAGGAGGTCGTCCAGGAGACGTGGCTCGGCGTCCTGCGCGGTCTCGACCGGTTCGAGGCCCGCTCGTCGCTGCGCACCTGGATCTTCCGGATCCTCGTCAACCGCGCGTTGACGCGGGGCGCGTCGGAGGCACGGGCGCTTCCGTTCGCGAGCCTCGTCGCCGCGGAGCTCGACGACGGCGCGCCGGCCGTCCCGGCGGAGCGCTTCCTTCCGGACGACCACCGGTCGTGGCCGCGCCACTGGGCCGCACCCCCGTCGCGCTGGGAGAACCTTCCGGAGGAGGCGCTGGCGCTCAACGAGACGCGGCGGCTCGTCGCCACGGCGATCGCCTCCCTTCCGGCGGCGCAACGTCTCGTGATCACGATGCGGGACGTCGAGGGTTGGCCCGCCGAGGAGGTGTGCTCGATGCTGAAGCTCACGCCGGGCAATCAGCGCGTGCTCCTGCACCGCGCGCGGGCGCGGTGCCGCGAGATGCTCGCGGAGGACTTCGCGACGTGA
- a CDS encoding anti-sigma factor family protein, producing MTADPQMDCRELVERVTEYLDDALAPDDRARLERHLADCPACTRYLEQIRVTIAAAGALRDTDLDERMRTDLGAVFERWRRTR from the coding sequence GTGACGGCGGATCCCCAGATGGACTGCCGCGAGCTCGTCGAGCGCGTGACCGAGTACCTCGACGACGCGTTGGCTCCGGACGACCGCGCGCGCCTCGAACGGCACCTCGCCGACTGCCCGGCGTGCACCCGCTACCTCGAGCAGATCCGCGTGACCATCGCCGCCGCCGGCGCGCTGCGTGACACGGATCTCGACGAGCGCATGCGGACCGACCTCGGTGCGGTGTTCGAGCGCTGGCGTCGGACCCGCTGA